Proteins from a single region of Desulfovibrio sp. X2:
- the nifH gene encoding nitrogenase iron protein, giving the protein MLLRCHLGTAIALVVSRNATSQPFYLTKDIRKEGIMRKVAIYGKGGIGKSTTTQNTVAGLAEMGKNVMVVGCDPKADSTRLLLGGLNQATVLDTLREEGEDVELEDVCLKGYAGTTCVESGGPEPGVGCAGRGIITSINLLEQLGAYKQEKPLDYVFYDVLGDVVCGGFAMPIREGKAQEIYIVVSGEMMAMYAANNICKGIVKYADAGGVRLGGLICNSRKVDNEQEMIEQLAKRLGTQMIHFVPRENQVQRAEINRKTVIDYSPEHAQADEYRTLARKVDQNDMFVVPKPLAIEELEKLLIDFGIAN; this is encoded by the coding sequence TTGCTCCTGCGGTGCCACCTTGGCACGGCGATTGCCCTAGTGGTTTCACGCAACGCAACCTCGCAACCATTTTACCTGACCAAAGATATCCGCAAGGAGGGCATCATGCGCAAGGTGGCAATTTACGGAAAGGGCGGCATCGGCAAGTCCACGACCACGCAGAACACCGTGGCCGGTCTGGCCGAGATGGGCAAGAACGTGATGGTCGTGGGCTGTGATCCCAAGGCCGACTCCACCCGTCTTCTTCTGGGCGGCCTGAACCAGGCCACGGTCCTGGATACCCTGCGTGAAGAGGGTGAGGACGTGGAGCTCGAGGACGTCTGCCTGAAGGGCTACGCCGGCACGACCTGCGTGGAGTCAGGCGGTCCCGAGCCGGGCGTCGGCTGCGCCGGTCGCGGCATCATCACCTCCATCAACCTCCTCGAGCAGCTCGGCGCCTACAAGCAGGAGAAGCCGCTCGACTACGTTTTCTACGACGTGCTCGGCGACGTCGTGTGCGGCGGTTTCGCCATGCCCATCCGCGAGGGCAAGGCCCAGGAGATCTACATCGTCGTCTCCGGCGAGATGATGGCCATGTACGCGGCCAACAACATCTGCAAGGGCATCGTGAAGTACGCGGACGCGGGCGGCGTGCGCCTGGGCGGCCTGATCTGCAACTCCCGCAAGGTCGACAACGAGCAGGAGATGATCGAGCAGCTGGCCAAGCGCCTGGGCACCCAGATGATCCACTTCGTGCCCCGCGAGAACCAGGTGCAGCGCGCCGAGATCAACAGGAAGACGGTCATCGACTACTCGCCCGAGCACGCGCAGGCGGACGAGTACCGCACCCTGGCCCGGAAGGTCGACCAGAACGACATGTTCGTCGTGCCGAAGCCGCTGGCCATCGAGGAGCTCGAGAAGCTGCTCATCGACTTCGGCATCGCCAACTAG
- a CDS encoding NifB/NifX family molybdenum-iron cluster-binding protein yields MAAAPRHTAMCHYSPAGSGGGGADQEALSPAQCLAGLEKILAESAPAADSLDHPAFPDLPEIVVAGPGDPLAEPERTLDLLEAVRGLAPAAAVRLVTSGLNLAPVLDDLKALRVSPVVVQVNAVDHDLAKSLYAWVRPGVRTLRADEAADVLLAGQEEALDLLDGAGVETEVEFLLVPGVNDAHLPVVAAFAASHGASRLSVLPARTAAVPHTETPREPTDAEMAAAVALAAKTLPAYDGRPCMAQGDADIDDSSLYDAKKPYVAVATSDGVNVDVHLGKAEKLLVYEVRQGEVALAGSRACPPRGGGDGRWEKLADVLADCRALVAASAGESPRQALLERGLPVLTGSSTVEEAVARIFGVAANMGIVRGR; encoded by the coding sequence ATGGCCGCCGCGCCCAGGCACACGGCCATGTGCCACTACAGCCCGGCCGGGTCCGGCGGCGGCGGGGCGGACCAGGAGGCCCTGTCCCCGGCGCAGTGCCTGGCGGGCCTGGAGAAGATCCTGGCGGAGTCGGCCCCGGCGGCGGACAGCCTCGATCATCCCGCCTTCCCCGATCTCCCGGAGATCGTCGTGGCCGGGCCGGGCGACCCCCTGGCCGAGCCCGAACGCACCCTGGACCTCCTCGAGGCCGTGCGCGGCCTCGCCCCCGCGGCCGCCGTCCGCCTCGTCACCTCCGGCCTCAACCTGGCCCCGGTCCTGGACGACCTGAAGGCGCTGCGCGTCTCTCCCGTGGTCGTGCAGGTGAACGCGGTGGACCACGACCTGGCCAAGTCGCTGTATGCCTGGGTCAGGCCCGGCGTGCGCACGCTGCGCGCCGACGAGGCCGCGGACGTGCTCCTCGCGGGCCAGGAGGAGGCGCTGGACCTCCTGGACGGCGCCGGGGTGGAGACCGAGGTCGAATTTCTGCTCGTGCCCGGCGTGAACGACGCCCACCTGCCCGTGGTGGCCGCCTTCGCCGCGTCGCACGGCGCGTCCAGGCTCTCCGTGCTGCCCGCGCGCACCGCGGCCGTGCCGCACACCGAGACCCCGCGCGAGCCCACCGACGCCGAGATGGCCGCGGCCGTGGCCCTGGCCGCCAAGACCCTGCCCGCCTACGACGGCAGGCCCTGCATGGCCCAGGGCGACGCGGACATCGACGACTCCTCGCTCTACGACGCGAAAAAGCCCTACGTGGCCGTGGCCACGTCGGACGGCGTGAACGTGGACGTGCACCTGGGCAAGGCCGAGAAGCTGCTCGTCTACGAGGTGCGCCAGGGCGAGGTGGCCCTGGCCGGTTCGCGCGCCTGCCCGCCCAGGGGCGGCGGCGACGGGCGCTGGGAGAAGCTGGCCGACGTGCTCGCCGACTGCCGCGCCCTGGTCGCGGCCAGCGCGGGCGAGAGCCCGCGCCAGGCGCTGCTCGAGCGCGGCCTGCCCGTCCTCACCGGCTCCTCCACCGTGGAGGAGGCCGTGGCCCGCATCTTCGGCGTGGCCGCGAACATGGGCATCGTCAGAGGGCGCTGA
- a CDS encoding P-II family nitrogen regulator, with protein sequence MKEVVAVIRMNMMNKTKEALTEAGVDAFFAQEAQGRGKGLINSTLLKGARDGYEEAAELLGEKGRLYAKRIVTVVVPDEDVEDVVGAIIAANQTGKPGDGKVFVLPMADSVRVRTGEKGEKAIQ encoded by the coding sequence ATGAAAGAGGTTGTGGCGGTCATCCGCATGAACATGATGAACAAGACGAAGGAGGCCCTGACCGAAGCGGGCGTGGACGCCTTCTTCGCCCAGGAGGCCCAGGGCAGGGGCAAGGGGCTCATCAACTCCACCCTGCTGAAGGGCGCCAGGGACGGCTACGAGGAAGCGGCCGAGCTGCTCGGCGAAAAGGGCCGCCTCTACGCCAAGCGCATCGTGACCGTGGTCGTCCCCGACGAGGACGTCGAGGACGTGGTCGGCGCGATCATTGCCGCCAACCAGACCGGCAAGCCCGGCGACGGCAAGGTCTTCGTCCTTCCCATGGCCGATTCCGTGCGCGTGCGCACCGGCGAGAAGGGCGAGAAGGCCATCCAGTAA
- a CDS encoding LeuA family protein codes for MSMNQSFREAGPAGRVPLGTSPAARACAPCLIDSTLREGDQRFGAYFTSEARQTVLEGLVALGVEEIEAGCAGRCTDTPALVARARELLAPHEGTRAVSVWCAAREKDLETALAMRPDRVALGLPVSDAHIEKRLRTTRKDILARLAALLRRARELGAPYVSVGLEDASRADRSFALEAARLAEREGASRVRLSDTVGVLTPGETAAMAAEFAAELSVPVAVHCHDDFGMATANAAEALAAGASFADCTLLGIGERSGVAATERLTAYLAMRRGRTYDLGCLRSLCALVAEVLGECVPAHAPVVGERIFWVESGLHADAQYKASDLYEPYDPERTGLTRRIALGKKSGAAAVRAKLCELGLDPAALGPEGLEALTETVRRRAAELGTTLDDAEVRRIATAKP; via the coding sequence ATGTCCATGAACCAGTCGTTTCGGGAAGCGGGTCCCGCAGGCCGCGTCCCCCTCGGAACATCCCCTGCGGCCCGGGCCTGCGCCCCCTGCCTCATAGACTCGACCCTGCGCGAGGGGGACCAGCGCTTCGGCGCCTATTTCACCTCGGAAGCCAGGCAAACGGTCCTGGAAGGGCTCGTGGCTCTCGGCGTGGAAGAGATAGAAGCGGGCTGCGCGGGGCGCTGCACGGACACGCCCGCCCTGGTGGCCCGGGCGCGGGAGCTGCTCGCCCCCCATGAAGGAACGCGGGCCGTGTCCGTGTGGTGCGCGGCACGCGAGAAGGACCTGGAGACGGCGCTGGCCATGCGGCCGGACCGCGTGGCCCTGGGGCTGCCCGTGTCGGACGCGCACATCGAGAAGCGCCTGCGCACCACGCGGAAAGACATCCTGGCCCGCCTCGCGGCGCTGCTTCGGCGCGCCCGCGAGCTCGGCGCGCCCTACGTCTCCGTGGGGCTCGAGGACGCCTCGCGCGCGGACCGCTCCTTCGCCCTCGAGGCGGCCCGCCTCGCCGAGCGCGAGGGGGCCTCACGCGTGCGCCTCTCGGACACCGTGGGCGTGCTCACCCCGGGCGAGACCGCGGCCATGGCGGCCGAATTCGCCGCCGAGCTCTCCGTCCCCGTGGCCGTGCACTGCCACGACGACTTCGGCATGGCCACGGCCAACGCCGCCGAGGCCCTCGCGGCCGGCGCCTCGTTCGCGGACTGCACCCTGCTCGGCATCGGCGAGCGCTCCGGCGTCGCGGCCACGGAACGCCTGACCGCCTACCTGGCCATGCGCCGGGGCAGGACATACGACCTCGGCTGCCTGCGCTCCCTGTGCGCCCTGGTGGCGGAAGTCCTCGGCGAATGCGTGCCCGCCCACGCCCCGGTGGTCGGCGAGCGCATCTTCTGGGTCGAGTCCGGCCTGCACGCCGACGCCCAGTACAAGGCCTCGGACCTCTACGAACCCTACGACCCGGAACGCACCGGCCTCACCCGGCGCATCGCGCTGGGCAAGAAGAGCGGCGCGGCCGCGGTGCGCGCCAAGCTCTGCGAGCTCGGCCTCGACCCCGCGGCGCTCGGGCCGGAGGGCCTGGAGGCCCTGACCGAGACCGTGCGGCGCCGGGCCGCCGAGCTCGGCACCACCCTCGACGACGCGGAAGTGCGCCGGATCGCGACGGCGAAACCGTAA
- a CDS encoding P-II family nitrogen regulator, with the protein MLTMIRAIVRPEKVDNVLAALMDAGFPAVTKYAVAGRGKQRGIKIGEVTYDEIPKVMLTIVVDDKDKEFVIKTVMQTARSGEKGAFGDGKIFVTPVEEMYTVSSGIKETASGTVEA; encoded by the coding sequence ATGCTGACCATGATTCGTGCCATCGTGCGCCCCGAGAAGGTCGATAACGTGCTCGCCGCCCTCATGGACGCGGGTTTCCCGGCCGTCACCAAGTACGCCGTGGCCGGCCGCGGCAAGCAGCGCGGCATCAAGATCGGCGAAGTCACCTACGACGAGATCCCCAAGGTCATGCTGACCATCGTCGTGGACGACAAGGACAAGGAATTCGTCATCAAGACCGTCATGCAGACCGCCCGCTCCGGCGAGAAGGGCGCCTTCGGCGACGGCAAGATCTTCGTCACTCCCGTGGAGGAGATGTACACCGTCTCCTCCGGCATCAAGGAGACCGCCTCCGGCACGGTGGAGGCCTAG
- the nifD gene encoding nitrogenase molybdenum-iron protein alpha chain produces MATKTKKRKELSPDEVRQELIKKYPPKVARKRAKQIQVNTGAEESTPEILSNVRTIPGIITMRGCSYAGCKGVVLGPTRDIVNITHGPIGCGFYSWLTRRNQTLPPTEQHEDYMKYCFSTDMNENDIVFGGMNKLRQAIREAYDLFHPRAIAIFSTCPVGLIGDDVHAVAREMKETLNKENPDGFVNVFGFSCEGYKGVSQSAGHHIANNQIFTHVIGLTDERKPGKYSINVLGEYNIGGDAFVIENLLERCGITLNSTFSGNSSIYDFERAHTADLNVIMCHRSINYVAEMMEKKFGIPWFKVNFIGAKETAKSLRKIAQYFGDKELIERTEKVIAEEMPAVEAALADITPRTTGKTAMLFVGGSRAHHYQDLFAEMGMKTLAAGYEFAHRDDYEGRRVISTIQVDADSRNIEELSVEKDEARYKEPLESRKKELEAEGCEFSDYHGMMPEMPEGTLAIDDLNQFESDKLIELYKPDIFCAGIKEKFSVQKCGIPMKQLHSYDSGGPYAGFKGAVNFYKEIDRLVNSKVWSFMKAPWNKNPELQATYNWE; encoded by the coding sequence ATGGCGACCAAGACCAAGAAGCGCAAGGAGCTCTCCCCCGACGAGGTGCGGCAGGAGCTCATCAAGAAGTACCCGCCGAAGGTCGCGCGCAAGCGGGCCAAGCAGATCCAGGTGAACACGGGCGCGGAGGAGTCCACCCCGGAGATCCTCTCCAACGTGCGCACCATTCCCGGCATCATCACCATGCGCGGCTGCTCGTACGCGGGCTGCAAGGGCGTGGTGCTCGGCCCCACGCGCGACATCGTGAACATCACCCACGGCCCCATCGGCTGCGGATTCTACTCCTGGCTCACGCGCCGCAACCAGACCCTGCCGCCCACGGAGCAGCACGAAGACTACATGAAGTACTGCTTCTCCACGGACATGAACGAGAACGACATCGTCTTCGGCGGCATGAACAAGCTGCGCCAAGCCATCCGGGAGGCCTACGACCTCTTCCATCCCCGCGCCATCGCCATCTTCTCCACCTGTCCGGTGGGGCTCATCGGCGACGACGTGCACGCCGTGGCGCGCGAGATGAAGGAGACCCTGAACAAGGAGAATCCGGACGGCTTCGTCAACGTCTTCGGCTTCTCCTGCGAGGGCTACAAGGGCGTCTCGCAGTCCGCGGGCCACCACATCGCCAACAACCAGATCTTCACCCACGTCATCGGCCTGACCGACGAGCGCAAGCCCGGCAAGTACAGCATCAACGTGCTGGGCGAGTACAACATCGGCGGCGACGCCTTCGTCATCGAGAACCTGCTCGAGCGCTGCGGCATCACGCTGAACTCCACCTTCTCCGGCAACTCGTCCATCTACGACTTCGAGCGCGCCCACACGGCGGACCTGAACGTCATCATGTGCCACCGCTCGATCAACTACGTGGCCGAGATGATGGAGAAGAAGTTCGGCATCCCCTGGTTCAAGGTGAACTTCATCGGCGCCAAGGAGACGGCCAAGTCCCTGCGCAAGATCGCGCAGTACTTCGGCGACAAGGAGCTCATCGAGCGCACCGAGAAGGTCATCGCCGAGGAGATGCCCGCGGTGGAGGCCGCCCTGGCCGACATCACGCCCCGCACCACCGGCAAGACCGCGATGCTCTTCGTGGGCGGCTCGCGCGCCCACCACTACCAGGACCTGTTCGCCGAGATGGGCATGAAGACCCTGGCCGCCGGCTACGAGTTCGCCCACCGCGACGACTACGAAGGCCGCCGGGTCATCTCCACCATCCAGGTGGACGCCGACTCGCGCAACATCGAGGAGCTGAGCGTGGAGAAGGACGAGGCGCGCTACAAGGAGCCGCTCGAGTCCCGCAAGAAGGAGCTCGAGGCCGAGGGCTGCGAGTTCTCCGACTACCACGGCATGATGCCCGAGATGCCCGAGGGCACCCTGGCCATCGACGACCTGAACCAGTTCGAGTCCGACAAGCTGATCGAGCTCTACAAGCCCGACATCTTCTGCGCGGGCATCAAGGAGAAGTTCAGCGTCCAGAAGTGCGGCATCCCCATGAAGCAGCTGCACTCGTACGACTCCGGCGGCCCGTACGCGGGCTTCAAGGGCGCGGTCAACTTCTACAAGGAGATCGACCGCCTCGTGAACTCTAAGGTCTGGTCCTTCATGAAGGCCCCTTGGAACAAGAATCCTGAACTTCAGGCCACCTACAACTGGGAATAG
- the nifK gene encoding nitrogenase molybdenum-iron protein subunit beta — MTLLRHTPKEISERSALTINPAKTCQPIGAMYAGLGVRGCLPHSHGSQGCCAYHRSTLTRHYKEPISAGTSSFTEGASVFGGQANLLQAIQNIFTIYEPDVIAVHTTCLSETIGDDLGQIADKAQQEGKIPEGKYVIHASTPSYVGSHVTGFSNMCVGIAKGFGKAGTQKTGKVNILPGFVEPSDMEELKRLATAMDVKHILFPDTSGVVNAPLMGEYHMFPDAGTPIEELLQIGGSKGTIALGEWASAQAARFMDTEFKVPCAVLDLPIGLRATDRFIDTLRKVAGKNVPAEIDRERGLVVDFLSDMHQYFYHKKVALWGDPDQLISLVEFLRDLDMLPVAIVTGTPGKKFEKRIAEIMEETNMPVPYKVKCPGDMFLMHQWIKNEPVDLLIGNTYGKFIARDENIPFVRHGFPILDRQGHQYFPTVGYKGALRLMEKILDVLLSKADAETPEEKLELVY; from the coding sequence ATGACCCTGCTTCGGCACACTCCCAAAGAGATCAGTGAGCGCTCCGCGCTCACCATCAATCCGGCCAAGACCTGCCAGCCCATCGGCGCCATGTACGCGGGCCTGGGCGTGCGGGGCTGCCTGCCCCACAGCCACGGCTCCCAGGGCTGCTGCGCCTACCACCGCAGCACGCTGACCAGGCACTACAAGGAGCCCATCAGCGCCGGCACCTCCTCCTTCACCGAGGGCGCCTCGGTGTTCGGCGGACAGGCCAACCTGCTGCAGGCCATCCAGAACATCTTCACCATCTACGAGCCCGACGTCATCGCCGTGCACACCACCTGCCTCTCCGAGACCATCGGCGACGACCTCGGCCAGATCGCGGACAAGGCGCAGCAGGAAGGCAAGATCCCGGAGGGCAAGTACGTCATCCACGCCTCCACGCCTTCCTACGTGGGCTCGCACGTGACGGGCTTCTCCAACATGTGCGTCGGCATCGCCAAGGGCTTCGGCAAGGCGGGCACGCAAAAGACCGGCAAGGTCAACATCCTGCCCGGCTTCGTGGAGCCCTCGGACATGGAGGAGCTGAAGCGCCTGGCGACCGCCATGGACGTCAAGCACATCCTCTTCCCGGACACCTCGGGCGTGGTCAACGCGCCGCTCATGGGCGAGTACCACATGTTCCCGGACGCCGGGACGCCCATCGAGGAGCTTCTGCAGATCGGCGGCTCCAAGGGCACCATCGCCCTGGGCGAGTGGGCCTCGGCCCAGGCCGCGCGCTTCATGGACACCGAGTTCAAGGTGCCCTGCGCGGTCCTCGACCTGCCCATCGGGCTGCGCGCCACGGACCGCTTCATCGACACCCTGCGCAAGGTCGCGGGCAAGAACGTGCCCGCCGAGATCGACAGGGAGCGCGGCCTGGTCGTGGACTTCCTCTCCGACATGCACCAGTACTTCTATCACAAGAAGGTGGCGCTGTGGGGCGATCCCGACCAGCTCATCTCCCTGGTCGAGTTTCTGCGCGACCTGGACATGCTGCCCGTGGCCATCGTCACCGGCACCCCGGGCAAGAAGTTCGAGAAGCGCATCGCCGAGATCATGGAAGAGACCAACATGCCGGTGCCGTACAAGGTCAAGTGCCCGGGCGACATGTTCCTGATGCACCAGTGGATCAAGAACGAGCCCGTGGACCTGCTCATCGGCAACACCTACGGCAAGTTCATCGCCCGCGACGAGAACATCCCCTTCGTGCGGCACGGCTTCCCGATCCTGGACCGCCAGGGCCATCAGTACTTCCCGACCGTGGGTTACAAGGGCGCCCTGCGCCTGATGGAAAAGATCCTCGACGTCCTGCTTTCCAAGGCAGACGCCGAGACCCCGGAAGAGAAGCTCGAACTCGTCTACTGA